The Littorina saxatilis isolate snail1 linkage group LG15, US_GU_Lsax_2.0, whole genome shotgun sequence genome contains a region encoding:
- the LOC138948020 gene encoding sialidase-like — MYNCSCITSTKSTPVNNTAINITHRQGKHSTQSTETTPVNNTAINITNRQGKHSTQSTETTPVNNTAINITHRQGNQSTQSTKTTPVNNTAINITHRQGQQSTQSTETTPVNNTAINITHRQGKHSTQSTETTPVNNTAINITHRQGKHSTQSTETTPVNNTAINITHRQGKHSTQSTETTPVNNTAINITHRQGKHSTQSTETTPVNNTAINITHRQGKHSTQSTETTPVNNTAINITHRQGKQSTQSTKSTPVNNTAINITHRQGNQSTQSTKSTPVNNTAINITHRQGKQSTQSTKTTPVNNTAINITHRQGNQSTQSTKTTPVNNTAINITNKQGQQSTQSTETTPVNNTAINITHRQGKHSTQSTETTPVNNTAINITHRQGKH, encoded by the exons ATGTACAACTGTTCCTGCATCACGAG CACCAAGTCAACCCCGGTCAACAACACTGCTATCAacatcacacacagacaagggAAACACTCAACACAAAGCACCGAGACAACCCCGGTCAACAACACTGCTATCAACATCACAAACAGACAAGGGAAACACTCAACACAAAGCACCGAGACAACCCCGGTCAACAACACTGCTATCAacatcacacacagacaagggAACCAGTCAACACAAAGCACCAAGACAACCCCGGTCAACAACACTGCTATCAacatcacacacagacaagggCAACAGTCAACACAAAGCACCGAGACAACCCCGGTCAACAACACTGCTATCAacatcacacacagacaagggAAACACTCAACACAAAGCACCGAGACAACCCCGGTCAACAACACTGCTATCAacatcacacacagacaagggAAACACTCAACACAAAGCACCGAGACAACCCCGGTCAACAACACTGCTATCAacatcacacacagacaagggAAACACTCAACACAAAGCACCGAGACAACCCCGGTCAACAACACTGCTATCAacatcacacacagacaagggAAACACTCAACACAAAGCACCGAGACAACCCCGGTCAACAACACTGCTATCAacatcacacacagacaagggAAACACTCAACACAAAGCACCGAGACAACCCCGGTCAACAACACTGCTATCAacatcacacacagacaagggAAACAGTCAACACAAAGCACCAAGTCAACCCCGGTCAACAACACTGCTATCAacatcacacacagacaagggAACCAGTCAACACAAAGCACCAAGTCAACCCCGGTCAACAACACTGCTATCAacatcacacacagacaagggAAACAGTCAACACAAAGCACCAAGACAACCCCGGTCAACAACACTGCTATCAacatcacacacagacaagggAACCAGTCAACACAAAGCACCAAGACAACCCCGGTCAACAACACTGCTATcaacatcacaaacaaacaagggcaACAGTCAACACAAAGCACCGAGACAACCCCGGTCAACAACACTGCTATCAacatcacacacagacaagggAAACACTCAACACAAAGCACCGAGACAACCCCGGTCAACAACACTGCTATCAacatcacacacagacaagggAAACACTGA